The following proteins are encoded in a genomic region of Natrinema sp. DC36:
- a CDS encoding NAD(P)H-dependent oxidoreductase: MNVLVVLGHPRTDSFCAALADSYVDGAREAGVDVRRLDLAALEFDPDVRTESPEDQPLEDDLEMAQRQIEWADHLAFVYPNWWGTMPALLKGFFDRVFTPGFAFSHYDEGEGAGHRKLLNDKTAELLVTMDTPKWVYRWILRQPGTNAVKRATLGYAGVRTTRVTNIGPVEDSSPAERDEWLEQATRLGRQSADGPESPTTRTKRRVTTWLKALRLQFYPMAWIAYTVGALAATGSDGIFTSAIYWAGFCFLFFLEASTVLSNEYFDYETDRQNTFAGPFTGGSRVLVDGELDRSSLRAGIRNAIVLTAIAALAALAFGVGSSLTMAAVMGILAVLALGYTVPPLQLSYRTLGELDVAATHSVGVLLLGFVAFGGSWRDPLPWLLGLPFFLSILPSITLAGVPDYEADRAAGKETLAVRLGIDGATTVAAATALFAATAGVVLLVLEAFPRAYGPLVALSVPHALVIGWLVRDRLEASAMPDRIDGAMAASLSYIVWFGIVPLVELL; the protein is encoded by the coding sequence ATGAATGTGCTGGTCGTTCTCGGCCATCCCCGGACCGATAGCTTCTGTGCCGCGTTAGCCGACTCCTACGTCGACGGCGCACGCGAGGCCGGCGTCGACGTCCGTCGGCTCGACCTCGCCGCACTCGAGTTCGATCCCGACGTCCGAACCGAAAGTCCCGAGGACCAACCACTCGAGGACGACCTCGAGATGGCCCAGCGCCAGATCGAGTGGGCGGACCACCTCGCGTTCGTCTATCCGAACTGGTGGGGGACGATGCCAGCGCTGTTGAAGGGGTTTTTCGACCGCGTCTTCACGCCGGGCTTCGCGTTCTCGCACTACGACGAGGGTGAGGGTGCGGGCCACCGGAAGTTGCTGAACGACAAAACCGCGGAACTGCTCGTGACGATGGACACGCCGAAGTGGGTGTACCGCTGGATCCTCCGACAACCGGGCACCAACGCCGTCAAGCGCGCCACGCTGGGATACGCCGGCGTTCGAACCACGCGCGTCACGAACATCGGCCCCGTCGAGGACTCGAGTCCGGCGGAGCGCGACGAGTGGCTCGAGCAGGCGACGCGGCTGGGCCGACAGTCGGCCGACGGCCCGGAGTCACCGACGACGCGAACGAAACGTCGCGTCACGACGTGGCTCAAAGCGCTGCGACTCCAGTTCTACCCGATGGCGTGGATCGCCTACACCGTCGGTGCGCTGGCCGCGACCGGTTCGGACGGAATCTTCACGTCGGCGATCTACTGGGCGGGATTTTGTTTCCTCTTCTTCCTCGAGGCATCGACCGTGCTGAGCAACGAGTACTTCGACTACGAGACGGATCGGCAGAATACGTTCGCGGGACCGTTTACGGGCGGCTCTCGAGTCCTGGTCGACGGTGAACTCGATCGATCGTCGCTTCGGGCCGGGATTCGGAACGCCATCGTCCTCACCGCGATTGCCGCACTCGCCGCCCTCGCGTTCGGCGTCGGCTCGTCCCTCACGATGGCCGCCGTAATGGGGATCCTGGCAGTGCTAGCGCTCGGCTACACGGTGCCGCCGTTACAGCTGTCGTATCGCACGCTCGGCGAACTCGACGTCGCCGCGACCCACAGCGTCGGCGTCCTGCTCCTGGGGTTCGTCGCGTTCGGCGGCTCCTGGCGCGATCCGCTCCCGTGGCTGCTCGGCTTGCCGTTTTTCCTATCGATTCTGCCGTCGATCACCCTCGCGGGAGTGCCGGATTACGAGGCCGACCGCGCCGCCGGCAAGGAGACGCTCGCCGTCCGACTCGGTATCGACGGGGCGACGACGGTCGCGGCCGCGACGGCACTGTTCGCTGCGACGGCGGGAGTGGTACTGCTCGTGCTCGAGGCGTTCCCCCGCGCGTACGGTCCGCTCGTCGCCCTCAGCGTTCCTCACGCGCTCGTGATCGGCTGGCTGGTACGGGATCGGCTCGAGGCGTCGGCGATGCCGGACCGGATCGACGGAGCGATGGCCGCCTCGCTGTCCTATATCGTCTGGTTCGGTATCGTCCCGCTGGTCGAACTGCTCTGA
- a CDS encoding DUF6293 family protein: MQTHIVPVGFDYDRLIAPLVRDQIDVDSVILLEGAVGSEANVEYSRHLSKKLETDFENLLGARTERFVLEDVYNYDDAFEQAYELITAELDSGNEVWVNVAAMPRTVSFAFANAAHSLMVERQEDREGIHTYYTAPEKYLETELAEELREQISLLEDLRDEDDRTDDDRLAERLESARNLLAEFDERGTTIGAKEIDGKHIVELPVASFSNVKPFEELILYKLGEDGEFDSVSELAESLARELNEEYTDSFRSKVIYNVDRLGPGGKGYIEREEHGKSYRTRLSRIGELWVRAHSDGTEE, from the coding sequence ATGCAAACCCACATCGTCCCGGTCGGCTTCGACTACGACCGGCTGATCGCGCCGCTGGTGCGCGATCAGATCGACGTCGACAGCGTCATCCTCCTCGAGGGAGCCGTCGGCAGCGAGGCTAACGTCGAGTACTCCCGACACCTCTCGAAGAAACTCGAGACGGACTTCGAGAACCTGCTGGGTGCCCGAACGGAGCGGTTCGTCCTCGAGGACGTCTACAACTACGACGACGCCTTCGAGCAGGCTTACGAGCTCATCACGGCGGAGCTCGATTCGGGCAACGAGGTCTGGGTCAACGTCGCCGCGATGCCCCGGACCGTGAGCTTCGCGTTCGCCAACGCGGCCCACTCCCTCATGGTCGAACGCCAGGAGGACCGCGAGGGGATCCACACCTACTACACCGCCCCCGAGAAGTATCTCGAGACCGAACTCGCCGAGGAGCTTCGCGAACAGATCTCGCTGCTCGAGGATCTCCGCGACGAGGACGACCGGACCGACGACGACCGCCTCGCGGAGCGCCTCGAGAGCGCTCGCAACCTGCTAGCCGAGTTCGACGAACGCGGGACGACCATCGGCGCGAAGGAGATCGACGGCAAGCACATCGTCGAGTTACCGGTCGCCTCCTTCTCGAACGTCAAACCCTTCGAGGAACTCATTCTCTACAAACTCGGCGAGGACGGCGAGTTCGACTCCGTTTCCGAACTCGCCGAATCGCTGGCCCGCGAGTTGAACGAGGAGTACACCGACAGCTTCCGATCGAAGGTCATCTACAACGTCGATCGGCTGGGCCCCGGCGGGAAGGGCTACATCGAGCGCGAGGAACACGGCAAATCGTACCGGACCCGACTGTCGCGGATCGGCGAACTGTGGGTGCGGGCTCACTCCGACGGCACCGAGGAGTGA